The Cervus elaphus chromosome 12, mCerEla1.1, whole genome shotgun sequence genome includes a region encoding these proteins:
- the KLHL33 gene encoding kelch-like protein 33 isoform X1: MAIISRAPPLTGRGLHSLCHSVRSRAGPTIQRTWAMSLSDSTGHPSAAEQVSLLVQKDDLDLPLPTRRTPSWPPSPDEDPGLPPFPLEEPGPRPMTPGSLPSPALSLEEEEEEEDEEDGEDSAEPEGLCSEEHPSQFFAEAQRLREQRLLLDEEVSVGGRAYGVHRVILAAVSSLFRGRLLGGRGPQSPLSLDVTPAAWEAVLTFAYEGVLGPTPREDVLVAAETLGAPRVKAAAQWGRQGAGSGREDEKQPSQAEELRENLRSIELLYQEGIGCDLELEAGGCRLRVHRAALACGSEFFGAMLLSGMRESQGTEVSLHTISAQDLRLLVSFAYSGVVRAKWPGLLRAAQAALQYQSSSCLALCQKALARGLSPARCLALIPMAEAPGLERLWSKARHYLLSHLPAVALCSTFPTLPAACLAELLDSDELHLQEEFEAFVAARRWLAANPDTQESDAKALLRCVRFGRMSTRELRRVRAAGLPPPLSPDLLHQVMVEAEVPGQERRREPDQALVVIGGDGLRSDMAAREPSRGVWWARAFRCGMGLVRTVEWGRLPALPAPGRFRHGAASLAGSVLYVCGGQDFYSHANTLASTLRWDPSQEDWEEMAPLCQPRSLFPLVALDGLLYALGGRDSGIALRSVETYNPELNVWRLAPPLPAPRFAHAAAVLEGRLYVSGGCSETGQYQASLLHYDPKLEKPATLLSPMGVPRAGHVMAALGGRLYVAGGLGQTGDLLSFEAYDPSTGSWTHLTPLPSPHVGAAGAVLQGELLVLGGYSHRTYAPSHLIHAYCPGLGRWLCLGTLPRPRAEMPACILTLPAVQHVALVPTRHQTKPAG, encoded by the exons ATGGCTATAATTAGCCGGGCGCCACCACTAACAGGGAGAGGGTTGCATTCCCTCTGCCACTCCGTCAGAAGTAGAGCAGGCCCAA CGATCCAGCGAACTTGGGCCATGAGCCTCTCGGACTCCACAGGTCATCCCTCGGCGGCAGAGCAAGTCTCTCTTCTGGTCCAGAAGGACGACCTTGACCTCCCTTTGCCCACCCGGAGAACCCCCTCCTGGCCTCCGTCTCCAGATGAGGATCCTGGTTTGCCCCCCTTTCCTCTGGAAGAGCCTGGCCCCAGGCCCATGACCCCAGGGAGCCTTCCTTCTCCAGCCCtgtccctggaggaagaagaggaggaggaggatgaggaggatgGAGAAGACTCCGCGGAGCCCGAGGGGCTGTGCAGCGAGGAGCATCCCAGCCAGTTTTTCGCGGAGGCACAGCGGCTGCGGGAGCAGAGGTTGCTGCTGGACGAAGAGGTGTCAGTCGGGGGGAGAGCATATGGGGTGCATCGGGTGATCTTGGCCGCAGTTAGCAGCCTCTTCAGAGGCAGGCTGCTGGGCGGCAGAGGTCCGCAATCCCCCCTCAGCCTGGACGTAACCCCGGCAGCCTGGGAGGCCGTGCTGACCTTTGCTTACGAGGGGGTGCTGGGACCCACCCCACGGGAGGATGTGCTGGTCGCCGCGGAAACCCTGGGAGCCCCCCGGGTAAAGGCTGCGGCCCAGTGGGGACGCCAGGGGGCTGGAAGTGGACGGGAAGATGAAAAGCAGCCCAGTCAGGCAGAGGAACTGAGAGAAAACCTGCGCAGCATTGAGCTTCTGTACCAAGAAGGAATCGGGTGCGACCTGGAGCTGGAGGCAGGCGGCTGCCGGCTGCGGG TGCACCGAGCAGCCCTCGCCTGTGGCAGTGAGTTCTTTGGGGCCATGCTCCTGAGTGGGATGAGGGAATCCCAGGGCACAGAGGTGTCTCTGCACACCATCTCTGCCCAGGACCTGCGACTCCTCGTCTCTTTTGCCTACTCTGGGGTTGTGCGGGCCAAGTGGCCAGGACTACTGAGGGCTGCCCAGGCTGCTCTGCAGTACCAGAGCTCCTCCTGCCTGGCTCTGTGCCAGAAAGCCTTGGCACGAGGCCTCAGCCCTGCCCGTTGCCTGGCCCTGATCCCCATGGCAGAAGCCCCAGGGCTGGAGAGGCTCTGGAGCAAAGCCCGTCACTACCTCCTCAGCCACCTGCCCGCTGTGGCTTTGTGCTCCACTTTCCCTACTTTACCGGCAGCCTGCCTGGCTGAGCTCCTGGACAGTGATGAGCTACACTTGCAGGAGGAGTTCGAGGCCTTTGTGGCTGCACGGCGTTGGCTAGCTGCCAACCCTGACACCCAGGAGTCAGATGCCAAGGCCCTGCTTCGATGCGTCCGCTTTGGCCGTATGTCCACCAGGGAGCTGCGGAGGGTAAGGGCGGCCGGGCTGCCTCCACCCTTGAGCCCCGACTTGCTGCATCAGGTGATGGTGGAGGCTGAGGTTCCAGGACAAGAGAGACGGAGGGAGCCTGACCAGGCCCTGGTGGTGATTGGCGGGGATGGGCTCAGATCAGACATGGCCGCCAGAGAGCCGTCCCGAGGAGTGTGGTGGGCCCGGGCCTTTCGCTGCGGCATGGGACTGGTTCGAACTGTGGAGTGGGGGCGGCTgcctgccctgcctgcccccgGGCGCTTCCGGCACGGGGCTGCGAGCCTCGCAGGAAGTGTGCTCTACGTGTGTGGGGGACAGGATTTCTACAGCCACGCTAataccctggcttcgactctcaG GTGGGACCCCAGTCAAGAGGACTGGGAAGAGATGGCACCTTTGTGCCAGCCTCGGAGCCTTTTCCCCCTGGTGGCGCTGGATGGACTGCTTTATGCCCTGGGTGGACGAGACAGTGGTATTGCCCTCAGGTCTGTGGAGACTTATAATCCTGAGCTCAACGTCTGGAG GCTGGCACCTCCTCTTCCCGCGCCACGCTTTGCCCACGCAGCTGCTGTTTTGGAGGGCCGGCTCTACGTGAGCGGTGGCTGCAGCGAGACTGGCCAGTACCAGGCCTCGTTGCTGCACTACGACCCCAAACTTGAGAAGCCGGCGACACTTCTGAGCCCTATGGGGGTGCCTCGGGCTGGCCACGTCATGGCTGCTCTGGGTGGGCGGCTGTATGTAGCAGGTGGGCTAGGTCAGACTGGGGACCTGCTGAGCTTCGAGGCCTACGATCCAAGTACTGGTAGCTGGACTCACCTgacccccctgccctccccccatgTCGGGGCTGCAGGTGCCGTGCTGCAGGGGGAGTTGCTGGTGCTGGGGGGCTACAGCCACCGTACTtatgccccctcccaccttatCCATGCCTATTGTCCTGGCCTGGGCCGATGGCTGTGCCTGGGAACTCTGCCGAGGCCTCGGGCTGAGATGCCTGCCTGCATCCTGACCCTGCCCGCTGTGCAGCACGTGGCTTTGGTTCCCACACGGCATCAAACTAAACCTGCTGGGTGA
- the KLHL33 gene encoding kelch-like protein 33 isoform X2, which produces MSLSDSTGHPSAAEQVSLLVQKDDLDLPLPTRRTPSWPPSPDEDPGLPPFPLEEPGPRPMTPGSLPSPALSLEEEEEEEDEEDGEDSAEPEGLCSEEHPSQFFAEAQRLREQRLLLDEEVSVGGRAYGVHRVILAAVSSLFRGRLLGGRGPQSPLSLDVTPAAWEAVLTFAYEGVLGPTPREDVLVAAETLGAPRVKAAAQWGRQGAGSGREDEKQPSQAEELRENLRSIELLYQEGIGCDLELEAGGCRLRVHRAALACGSEFFGAMLLSGMRESQGTEVSLHTISAQDLRLLVSFAYSGVVRAKWPGLLRAAQAALQYQSSSCLALCQKALARGLSPARCLALIPMAEAPGLERLWSKARHYLLSHLPAVALCSTFPTLPAACLAELLDSDELHLQEEFEAFVAARRWLAANPDTQESDAKALLRCVRFGRMSTRELRRVRAAGLPPPLSPDLLHQVMVEAEVPGQERRREPDQALVVIGGDGLRSDMAAREPSRGVWWARAFRCGMGLVRTVEWGRLPALPAPGRFRHGAASLAGSVLYVCGGQDFYSHANTLASTLRWDPSQEDWEEMAPLCQPRSLFPLVALDGLLYALGGRDSGIALRSVETYNPELNVWRLAPPLPAPRFAHAAAVLEGRLYVSGGCSETGQYQASLLHYDPKLEKPATLLSPMGVPRAGHVMAALGGRLYVAGGLGQTGDLLSFEAYDPSTGSWTHLTPLPSPHVGAAGAVLQGELLVLGGYSHRTYAPSHLIHAYCPGLGRWLCLGTLPRPRAEMPACILTLPAVQHVALVPTRHQTKPAG; this is translated from the exons ATGAGCCTCTCGGACTCCACAGGTCATCCCTCGGCGGCAGAGCAAGTCTCTCTTCTGGTCCAGAAGGACGACCTTGACCTCCCTTTGCCCACCCGGAGAACCCCCTCCTGGCCTCCGTCTCCAGATGAGGATCCTGGTTTGCCCCCCTTTCCTCTGGAAGAGCCTGGCCCCAGGCCCATGACCCCAGGGAGCCTTCCTTCTCCAGCCCtgtccctggaggaagaagaggaggaggaggatgaggaggatgGAGAAGACTCCGCGGAGCCCGAGGGGCTGTGCAGCGAGGAGCATCCCAGCCAGTTTTTCGCGGAGGCACAGCGGCTGCGGGAGCAGAGGTTGCTGCTGGACGAAGAGGTGTCAGTCGGGGGGAGAGCATATGGGGTGCATCGGGTGATCTTGGCCGCAGTTAGCAGCCTCTTCAGAGGCAGGCTGCTGGGCGGCAGAGGTCCGCAATCCCCCCTCAGCCTGGACGTAACCCCGGCAGCCTGGGAGGCCGTGCTGACCTTTGCTTACGAGGGGGTGCTGGGACCCACCCCACGGGAGGATGTGCTGGTCGCCGCGGAAACCCTGGGAGCCCCCCGGGTAAAGGCTGCGGCCCAGTGGGGACGCCAGGGGGCTGGAAGTGGACGGGAAGATGAAAAGCAGCCCAGTCAGGCAGAGGAACTGAGAGAAAACCTGCGCAGCATTGAGCTTCTGTACCAAGAAGGAATCGGGTGCGACCTGGAGCTGGAGGCAGGCGGCTGCCGGCTGCGGG TGCACCGAGCAGCCCTCGCCTGTGGCAGTGAGTTCTTTGGGGCCATGCTCCTGAGTGGGATGAGGGAATCCCAGGGCACAGAGGTGTCTCTGCACACCATCTCTGCCCAGGACCTGCGACTCCTCGTCTCTTTTGCCTACTCTGGGGTTGTGCGGGCCAAGTGGCCAGGACTACTGAGGGCTGCCCAGGCTGCTCTGCAGTACCAGAGCTCCTCCTGCCTGGCTCTGTGCCAGAAAGCCTTGGCACGAGGCCTCAGCCCTGCCCGTTGCCTGGCCCTGATCCCCATGGCAGAAGCCCCAGGGCTGGAGAGGCTCTGGAGCAAAGCCCGTCACTACCTCCTCAGCCACCTGCCCGCTGTGGCTTTGTGCTCCACTTTCCCTACTTTACCGGCAGCCTGCCTGGCTGAGCTCCTGGACAGTGATGAGCTACACTTGCAGGAGGAGTTCGAGGCCTTTGTGGCTGCACGGCGTTGGCTAGCTGCCAACCCTGACACCCAGGAGTCAGATGCCAAGGCCCTGCTTCGATGCGTCCGCTTTGGCCGTATGTCCACCAGGGAGCTGCGGAGGGTAAGGGCGGCCGGGCTGCCTCCACCCTTGAGCCCCGACTTGCTGCATCAGGTGATGGTGGAGGCTGAGGTTCCAGGACAAGAGAGACGGAGGGAGCCTGACCAGGCCCTGGTGGTGATTGGCGGGGATGGGCTCAGATCAGACATGGCCGCCAGAGAGCCGTCCCGAGGAGTGTGGTGGGCCCGGGCCTTTCGCTGCGGCATGGGACTGGTTCGAACTGTGGAGTGGGGGCGGCTgcctgccctgcctgcccccgGGCGCTTCCGGCACGGGGCTGCGAGCCTCGCAGGAAGTGTGCTCTACGTGTGTGGGGGACAGGATTTCTACAGCCACGCTAataccctggcttcgactctcaG GTGGGACCCCAGTCAAGAGGACTGGGAAGAGATGGCACCTTTGTGCCAGCCTCGGAGCCTTTTCCCCCTGGTGGCGCTGGATGGACTGCTTTATGCCCTGGGTGGACGAGACAGTGGTATTGCCCTCAGGTCTGTGGAGACTTATAATCCTGAGCTCAACGTCTGGAG GCTGGCACCTCCTCTTCCCGCGCCACGCTTTGCCCACGCAGCTGCTGTTTTGGAGGGCCGGCTCTACGTGAGCGGTGGCTGCAGCGAGACTGGCCAGTACCAGGCCTCGTTGCTGCACTACGACCCCAAACTTGAGAAGCCGGCGACACTTCTGAGCCCTATGGGGGTGCCTCGGGCTGGCCACGTCATGGCTGCTCTGGGTGGGCGGCTGTATGTAGCAGGTGGGCTAGGTCAGACTGGGGACCTGCTGAGCTTCGAGGCCTACGATCCAAGTACTGGTAGCTGGACTCACCTgacccccctgccctccccccatgTCGGGGCTGCAGGTGCCGTGCTGCAGGGGGAGTTGCTGGTGCTGGGGGGCTACAGCCACCGTACTtatgccccctcccaccttatCCATGCCTATTGTCCTGGCCTGGGCCGATGGCTGTGCCTGGGAACTCTGCCGAGGCCTCGGGCTGAGATGCCTGCCTGCATCCTGACCCTGCCCGCTGTGCAGCACGTGGCTTTGGTTCCCACACGGCATCAAACTAAACCTGCTGGGTGA